A region of Micromonospora chokoriensis DNA encodes the following proteins:
- the tsaE gene encoding tRNA (adenosine(37)-N6)-threonylcarbamoyltransferase complex ATPase subunit type 1 TsaE, whose amino-acid sequence MSHVVKLPTVEDTREFGRRLAGLLRAGDLVLLTGPLGAGKTALTQGIGAGLGVLGDVTSPTFVIARVHRPDPTLGGRVALVHADAYRLGAATDPRAEIDDLDLDASVDDSVTVVEWGEGLVEQLVDAHLRVRIDRRDDDTRVVELDPVGGDWARRLADLG is encoded by the coding sequence GTGAGTCACGTCGTCAAACTGCCGACCGTCGAGGACACCCGGGAGTTCGGCCGCCGCCTGGCCGGGCTGCTGCGCGCCGGCGACCTGGTGCTGTTGACCGGCCCGCTGGGCGCCGGCAAGACAGCCCTCACGCAGGGCATCGGCGCCGGGCTCGGTGTGCTCGGAGACGTCACCTCGCCGACGTTCGTGATCGCCCGGGTGCACCGGCCCGACCCGACCCTGGGCGGTCGGGTGGCGCTGGTGCACGCCGACGCGTACCGGTTGGGGGCTGCCACCGATCCGCGCGCCGAGATCGACGATCTGGACCTCGACGCTTCGGTGGACGACTCGGTGACGGTGGTGGAGTGGGGCGAGGGCCTGGTCGAGCAGCTGGTCGACGCGCACCTGCGGGTACGGATCGACCGCCGCGACGACGACACCCGCGTCGTCGAGCTGGATCCGGTCGGTGGTGACTGGGCTCGGCGGCTCGCCGACCTGGGTTAG
- the ung gene encoding uracil-DNA glycosylase has protein sequence MPDDAPALDLLALLPEQWRAMLTPHLDAARTAALGEFVAREYATQTVFPPVEDLFSAYRLCPPQATRVLILGQDPYHRAGQAHGLSFSVREGVTVPPSLRNVFKELGEDVGVPKPRSGNLDGWAAQGVLLLNAVLTVRQATPGSHANAGWEEFTDATIRALDASPDRVVFLLWGGYARKKAALVTNPQHVVLEAGHPSPMNPRGFLGSRPFSAANKALADAGLPTIDWERTAG, from the coding sequence ATGCCCGACGACGCCCCCGCCCTGGACCTGCTGGCCCTGCTCCCGGAGCAGTGGCGTGCCATGCTCACCCCGCACCTGGACGCGGCGCGCACCGCCGCGCTGGGCGAGTTCGTCGCCCGCGAATACGCGACGCAGACCGTCTTCCCGCCGGTGGAGGACCTGTTCTCGGCCTACCGGCTGTGCCCGCCGCAGGCCACCCGGGTGCTGATCCTCGGTCAGGACCCCTACCACCGGGCCGGGCAGGCGCACGGGTTGAGCTTCAGTGTCCGCGAGGGTGTGACGGTGCCGCCGTCGTTGCGCAACGTCTTCAAGGAGTTGGGCGAGGACGTCGGGGTTCCCAAGCCGCGCAGCGGCAACCTCGACGGTTGGGCCGCCCAGGGTGTGCTGCTGCTCAACGCGGTGTTGACCGTCCGCCAGGCCACGCCGGGCTCGCACGCCAACGCCGGTTGGGAGGAGTTCACCGACGCCACCATCCGGGCGCTGGACGCGTCGCCGGACCGGGTGGTCTTCCTGCTCTGGGGTGGCTACGCCCGCAAGAAGGCCGCCCTGGTCACCAACCCGCAGCACGTGGTGCTGGAGGCCGGCCACCCCAGCCCGATGAACCCGCGCGGCTTCCTCGGCAGCCGACCGTTCAGCGCGGCCAACAAGGCTCTCGCCGATGCCGGCCTGCCCACCATCGACTGGGAGCGCACCGCCGGCTGA
- a CDS encoding helix-turn-helix domain-containing protein, which yields MPSARLVTLLGATVRRERQLRELTQRQLAELAEVSQTAIARIERGDRAPNIPVLERLLAAMDVQLVVGVEPLDAHLDARIDDLALRPIAERIEKLGLDELLDRLPDFPQVLTGGTAALLQGAPVPVDAPEIALRWQDSKLFTRWLETNYGQRWNARWSEFGGLWLEPEEPGEHRWSTTYGEIRATMCDELPETIEVRHGRRSYQVVPLVELELTDARAAELLRRYRDRQLTSGG from the coding sequence ATGCCCTCCGCCCGCCTCGTCACCCTGCTCGGCGCCACGGTGCGCCGCGAGCGGCAGCTGCGCGAACTGACCCAACGTCAACTCGCCGAACTCGCTGAGGTCAGTCAAACAGCGATCGCCCGGATCGAGCGCGGCGACCGTGCACCCAACATCCCGGTGCTGGAACGACTGCTCGCCGCGATGGACGTGCAGTTGGTGGTCGGGGTCGAACCGCTGGACGCACACCTCGACGCCCGCATCGACGACCTGGCGCTGCGTCCCATCGCGGAGCGGATCGAGAAGCTCGGCCTGGACGAGCTGCTGGACCGGCTCCCCGACTTCCCGCAGGTGCTCACCGGAGGCACCGCCGCGTTGTTGCAGGGCGCGCCGGTGCCGGTCGACGCGCCGGAGATCGCCCTGCGCTGGCAGGACTCCAAGCTGTTCACCCGCTGGCTGGAGACGAACTACGGCCAGCGGTGGAACGCCCGCTGGAGTGAGTTCGGCGGGTTGTGGTTGGAGCCGGAGGAGCCCGGCGAGCACCGGTGGTCGACCACGTACGGCGAGATCAGGGCCACCATGTGCGACGAGCTGCCCGAGACGATCGAGGTGCGCCACGGCCGGCGGAGTTACCAGGTGGTGCCGCTGGTCGAGCTGGAGCTGACCGACGCCCGGGCAGCCGAGTTGCTGCGCCGCTATCGGGACCGCCAGCTGACCAGCGGCGGCTGA
- the tsaB gene encoding tRNA (adenosine(37)-N6)-threonylcarbamoyltransferase complex dimerization subunit type 1 TsaB, giving the protein MLVLVVDSSTPAVTAALVEVSADGVTPRAHRCTVDARAHGELLAPQVDAVLADADARPRDLTAIVAGLGPGPFTGLRVGLVTAATMGQVLGIPTYGVCSLDAIGYPAASGEPVLAASDARRKELYWAVYDGAGQRMVGPEVSAPAVAAVRARELGATIAVGDGAHRYAETLDLPVRVEPRYPDATVLAQLAAERIRAEAPGERLTPLYLRRPDAVAATGRKPVLP; this is encoded by the coding sequence GTGCTCGTACTCGTGGTGGACAGCTCGACCCCTGCGGTGACCGCCGCGCTGGTGGAGGTCTCGGCGGACGGCGTGACGCCCCGGGCGCACCGGTGCACGGTCGATGCCCGCGCGCACGGCGAACTGCTCGCCCCCCAGGTGGACGCGGTCCTCGCCGATGCCGACGCGCGCCCACGTGACCTGACTGCCATCGTCGCCGGGCTCGGCCCAGGACCGTTCACCGGACTGCGGGTCGGCCTGGTCACCGCCGCGACCATGGGGCAGGTGCTCGGCATCCCCACGTACGGTGTCTGCTCGCTGGACGCCATCGGCTACCCGGCGGCGTCCGGTGAGCCGGTGTTGGCCGCCAGCGACGCCCGGCGCAAGGAGCTCTACTGGGCCGTCTACGACGGCGCCGGCCAGCGGATGGTCGGGCCCGAGGTGTCGGCCCCGGCGGTGGCCGCGGTGCGCGCCCGGGAACTGGGTGCGACGATCGCGGTCGGCGACGGGGCGCACCGGTACGCCGAGACCCTGGACCTGCCCGTTCGGGTCGAGCCGCGGTACCCGGACGCCACAGTGTTGGCGCAGCTCGCCGCCGAGCGGATCCGCGCGGAGGCGCCCGGCGAGCGGCTCACCCCGCTCTACCTGCGCCGCCCCGACGCGGTGGCGGCGACCGGCCGCAAACCGGTCCTGCCATGA
- the rimI gene encoding ribosomal protein S18-alanine N-acetyltransferase, which yields MTAVRLLPFRWWHIDDVLPIEADLFGAEQWSPGMFWSELANGHHYRVAVDEDGAVLGYAGLAGVPPDEVWVQNIAVRRDAQRRGVGRALLEELLAEAARRETRSTLLEVAVDNAAAQRLYATYGFEPIGVRRGYYQPSNTDALVMRRDAEPTGDGPHDHG from the coding sequence ATGACAGCGGTACGGCTCCTCCCGTTCCGCTGGTGGCACATCGACGACGTGCTGCCCATCGAGGCGGACCTCTTCGGGGCCGAGCAGTGGTCTCCCGGCATGTTCTGGAGCGAGTTGGCCAACGGGCACCACTACCGGGTCGCCGTCGACGAGGACGGTGCGGTGCTCGGCTACGCCGGGCTCGCCGGAGTTCCCCCGGACGAGGTGTGGGTGCAGAACATCGCCGTCCGCCGGGACGCCCAGCGGCGCGGCGTGGGCCGCGCCCTGCTGGAGGAGCTGCTCGCCGAGGCGGCCCGCCGCGAGACCCGCAGCACCCTGCTGGAGGTGGCCGTGGACAACGCCGCCGCCCAGCGGCTCTACGCGACGTACGGGTTCGAGCCGATCGGCGTACGGCGCGGCTACTACCAACCGAGCAACACCGACGCGCTGGTCATGCGGCGCGACGCCGAGCCGACCGGGGACGGACCACACGACCATGGCTGA
- the tsaD gene encoding tRNA (adenosine(37)-N6)-threonylcarbamoyltransferase complex transferase subunit TsaD, with amino-acid sequence MADEPLILGIETSCDETGVGIVRGHTLLADALASSVEEHARFGGVVPEVASRAHLEAIVPTMDRALTEAGVTLADIDAIAVTSGPGLAGALLVGVAAAKGYALAAEKPVYGVNHLAAHVAVDTLEHGPLAEPAIALLVSGGHSSLLLVDDLARGVTPLGATIDDAAGEAFDKVARLLGLPFPGGPPIDREARAGDADSIAFPRGLTAAKDLAAHRYDFSFSGLKTAVARWVEARQRAGEPVPVADVAASFQEAVCDVLTNKALAACRAQGIETLVIGGGVAANSRLRAMAEQRAEKYGIQVRVPRPKLCTDNGAMVAALGSHLVAAGVAPSRLDLPADSALPLTTVSV; translated from the coding sequence ATGGCTGACGAACCGCTGATCCTGGGTATCGAGACCTCCTGCGACGAGACCGGCGTCGGCATCGTGCGGGGGCACACCCTGCTGGCCGACGCGCTCGCCTCCAGCGTCGAGGAACACGCCCGGTTCGGGGGTGTGGTCCCCGAGGTGGCCAGCCGGGCACACCTGGAGGCCATCGTGCCGACCATGGACCGCGCCCTGACCGAGGCCGGCGTCACCCTGGCCGACATCGACGCGATCGCGGTCACCTCCGGGCCCGGCCTGGCCGGCGCGCTGCTGGTGGGTGTCGCCGCCGCCAAGGGGTACGCGCTCGCCGCCGAGAAGCCCGTGTACGGCGTGAACCACCTCGCCGCCCACGTGGCGGTGGACACCCTCGAACACGGCCCCCTGGCCGAGCCCGCGATCGCGCTACTGGTGTCCGGTGGCCACTCGTCCCTGCTGCTCGTCGACGACCTGGCCCGGGGCGTCACTCCACTGGGCGCCACCATCGACGACGCGGCCGGCGAGGCGTTCGACAAGGTCGCCCGGCTGCTCGGGCTGCCGTTCCCGGGTGGCCCGCCCATCGACCGGGAGGCCCGCGCCGGTGACGCCGACTCGATCGCGTTCCCGCGTGGCCTGACCGCCGCGAAGGACCTCGCCGCCCACCGGTACGACTTCTCGTTCTCCGGGCTGAAGACGGCGGTGGCCCGGTGGGTCGAGGCCCGTCAGCGTGCCGGCGAGCCGGTGCCGGTGGCCGACGTTGCCGCGTCCTTCCAGGAGGCGGTCTGTGACGTCCTGACCAACAAGGCGCTCGCGGCCTGCCGTGCACAGGGCATCGAGACCCTGGTGATCGGCGGGGGAGTGGCGGCGAACTCGCGGCTGCGGGCGATGGCCGAGCAACGGGCCGAGAAGTACGGCATCCAGGTGCGGGTGCCCCGGCCCAAGCTCTGCACCGACAACGGCGCGATGGTGGCCGCACTCGGCTCGCACCTGGTCGCCGCGGGGGTCGCGCCGAGCCGACTCGACCTGCCGGCCGACTCGGCGCTGCCGTTGACCACGGTCAGTGTGTGA
- a CDS encoding DUF4142 domain-containing protein → MAPLRSARRRLGNRTHRAAMLLIAVIAGVGVLPGVAVAAPAGGQQLNAADMTLLNGVRLAGLWEMPAGQMAAEKGQSAKVREIGAGIASEHQRLDELVVEAANKLGATIPSEPTAEQKGWLAEMQKASGARFDQIFVTRLRVAHGKIFPVIGAVRASTRDATVRKLCEDANGFVQHHMQMLESTGLVRWPELPPAALPAPGEDGLLAAASANSGPQVGVSSTIVWLVFLAALGTGGIATYRMMRRS, encoded by the coding sequence ATGGCACCGCTCAGATCCGCCCGTCGTCGACTGGGCAACCGGACCCACCGAGCGGCGATGCTGCTCATCGCGGTCATCGCGGGGGTCGGTGTCCTGCCCGGCGTGGCAGTCGCCGCACCCGCCGGCGGCCAGCAGCTCAACGCCGCCGACATGACACTGCTCAACGGGGTACGGCTGGCCGGGCTGTGGGAGATGCCGGCCGGTCAGATGGCCGCCGAGAAGGGGCAGTCCGCCAAGGTCCGGGAGATCGGCGCGGGCATCGCCAGTGAGCACCAGAGGCTCGACGAACTCGTCGTCGAGGCGGCCAACAAGTTGGGCGCGACGATCCCCAGTGAACCGACCGCCGAGCAGAAGGGCTGGCTGGCGGAGATGCAGAAGGCCTCCGGCGCCCGGTTCGACCAGATCTTCGTCACCCGGCTCCGGGTCGCCCACGGCAAGATCTTCCCGGTGATCGGCGCGGTGCGGGCCAGCACCCGGGACGCCACCGTCCGCAAGCTCTGCGAGGACGCGAACGGCTTCGTCCAGCACCACATGCAGATGTTGGAGAGCACCGGCCTGGTTCGCTGGCCGGAGCTGCCGCCGGCCGCGCTGCCCGCCCCCGGTGAGGACGGTCTGCTGGCCGCCGCCTCCGCCAATTCCGGTCCGCAGGTCGGTGTCAGCAGCACAATCGTCTGGCTGGTGTTCCTCGCGGCGCTCGGCACCGGCGGAATCGCCACCTACCGGATGATGCGCCGAAGCTGA
- a CDS encoding DUF1707 SHOCT-like domain-containing protein gives MDVELRASDDDRNRVVAELHRHTAAGRLTLDEFSDRAGAVWTARTLGDLAALTRDLPALSDPAVGGDTVGHGRRELLLLFAAAAVTLLLLGGFLAVTR, from the coding sequence GTGGATGTCGAGTTGCGCGCCTCGGACGACGACCGTAACCGGGTGGTCGCCGAGCTGCACCGGCACACCGCGGCGGGGCGGCTGACCCTCGACGAGTTCTCCGACCGCGCCGGTGCGGTGTGGACGGCACGCACCCTCGGCGACCTGGCCGCGCTGACCCGCGACCTTCCCGCCCTGTCCGACCCGGCCGTCGGTGGCGACACTGTCGGGCACGGGCGTCGCGAGCTGCTGCTGCTCTTCGCCGCCGCCGCTGTCACGCTGCTGCTGCTCGGCGGCTTCCTCGCCGTCACGCGCTGA
- a CDS encoding ROK family protein, translating to MRPGPSQEDVRRQNLGALLRHVHVHGATTRAELTTTLGLNRSTIGALTADLSAVGLVSEGAPKETGRAGRPSLVVRPESARVYAYAYSVEVDRLRAARIGLGGAVLDRRELDRPRGLLAAEAAPLLAGAVKEMQQLVPADAICVGAGVAVCGMVRRDDGLVRLGPTTGWVDEPIGAAVADELGIDVPVTVGNVADVAAFAEHARGVAAGCDNVLYLYGDVGVGAGIIAGGRRLTGHGGYGGEVGHMKVVRDGRPCECGARGCWETEIGEHGLLRAAGRSDARGRDALLEVFDAADRGDARAQTAVRQAGDWLGFGVANLVNVFNPEMVIFGGTMRDLYLAAAAQIRSRLNSNALGACLEHVRLRTPKLGEDAPLIGAAELAFERLLADPLDVG from the coding sequence ATGCGCCCAGGACCGAGCCAGGAGGACGTCAGACGGCAGAACCTCGGCGCCCTGCTGAGACACGTGCACGTCCACGGGGCGACCACGCGGGCCGAACTGACCACCACACTGGGCCTCAACCGCAGCACCATCGGCGCGCTCACCGCCGACCTGTCCGCGGTGGGGCTGGTCAGTGAGGGTGCGCCGAAGGAGACCGGCCGGGCCGGACGGCCGTCACTTGTCGTCCGGCCCGAGTCGGCCCGGGTGTACGCGTACGCGTACTCGGTGGAGGTGGACCGGTTACGCGCCGCCCGGATCGGTCTGGGCGGCGCGGTCCTGGACCGTCGTGAACTGGACCGACCACGTGGGTTGCTGGCCGCCGAGGCCGCGCCCCTGTTGGCCGGCGCGGTGAAGGAGATGCAGCAGTTGGTCCCGGCCGACGCGATCTGCGTCGGCGCCGGTGTCGCGGTCTGCGGCATGGTCCGTCGGGACGACGGCCTGGTCCGGTTGGGTCCGACCACCGGCTGGGTGGACGAGCCGATCGGCGCGGCGGTCGCCGACGAGTTGGGCATCGACGTACCGGTGACGGTGGGCAACGTGGCCGACGTCGCCGCGTTCGCCGAGCACGCCCGGGGTGTGGCGGCCGGCTGCGACAACGTCCTCTACCTGTACGGGGACGTCGGCGTGGGTGCCGGCATCATCGCCGGTGGACGGCGGCTGACCGGGCACGGCGGGTACGGCGGCGAGGTCGGCCACATGAAGGTGGTCCGCGACGGCAGGCCCTGCGAGTGCGGTGCCCGGGGCTGCTGGGAGACCGAGATCGGCGAGCACGGTCTGCTCCGCGCCGCCGGACGGTCCGATGCCCGGGGCCGCGACGCGTTGCTGGAGGTCTTCGACGCCGCCGACCGGGGTGACGCCCGGGCGCAGACGGCGGTCCGCCAGGCCGGCGACTGGCTCGGCTTCGGCGTCGCCAACCTGGTGAACGTCTTCAACCCCGAAATGGTCATCTTCGGCGGCACCATGCGCGACCTCTACCTCGCCGCCGCCGCGCAGATCCGTAGCCGGCTCAACTCCAACGCGCTCGGCGCCTGCCTGGAGCACGTCCGGCTGCGTACGCCCAAACTGGGCGAGGACGCCCCGCTGATCGGAGCCGCCGAACTGGCCTTCGAACGGCTCCTCGCCGACCCCCTCGACGTGGGCTGA
- a CDS encoding sugar ABC transporter permease: MTTTAVRKDGPAAVTPPPTVGSHARNYLSRVRGGDVGALPAVLGLIVLCTVFAVMRPSSFLSAGNFANLFTQGAAVTLIAMGLVFVLLLGEIDLSAGFASGVCAAVLANVVTVLGYPWWVAVLAGIATGLVIGTSLGILVAKIGIPSFVVTLAGFLAFQGIVLLLVKEGTNISVRDEVLVAIANRNLAPTLGWALAVLAVLGYAAVQLLRHRNRVARGLISDPIAVVASRIGGLAVILFTAVYVLNLERSRNVLISSLKGVPIVVPIIAVLLIVWTFVLQRTSYGRHIYAVGGNREAARRAGIDVDRIRISVFMICSSMAAVGGIVAASRANSVDPNTGGSNVLLYAVGAAVIGGTSLFGGKGRVLDAVLGGAVVAVIENGMGLMGYSAGVKYVVTGVVLLLAASVDALSRRRAAATGTR; the protein is encoded by the coding sequence ATGACCACCACCGCCGTGCGGAAGGACGGCCCCGCGGCCGTCACACCGCCGCCGACCGTCGGCAGCCACGCCCGCAACTACCTGAGTCGGGTACGCGGCGGCGACGTCGGCGCGCTACCGGCCGTGCTCGGCCTGATCGTCCTCTGCACCGTCTTCGCGGTCATGCGGCCGTCGTCGTTCCTGTCGGCCGGCAACTTCGCCAACCTCTTCACCCAGGGCGCGGCGGTCACGCTGATCGCGATGGGCCTGGTCTTCGTGCTGCTGCTCGGCGAGATCGACCTCTCCGCGGGCTTCGCCAGCGGCGTCTGCGCGGCCGTACTGGCCAATGTGGTCACCGTCCTCGGTTACCCCTGGTGGGTCGCCGTGCTCGCCGGGATCGCCACCGGCCTGGTCATCGGCACCAGCCTCGGCATCCTCGTCGCGAAGATCGGCATTCCGTCCTTCGTGGTCACCCTCGCCGGCTTCCTCGCCTTCCAGGGCATCGTGCTGCTGCTGGTGAAGGAGGGCACCAACATCTCCGTCCGCGACGAGGTGCTGGTCGCCATCGCCAACCGCAACCTCGCCCCCACCCTGGGCTGGGCCCTGGCCGTGCTCGCGGTCCTCGGCTACGCGGCGGTGCAACTGCTGCGTCACCGCAACCGGGTCGCTCGCGGTCTGATCAGCGACCCGATCGCGGTGGTGGCGTCGCGGATCGGCGGGCTCGCCGTCATCCTCTTCACCGCCGTGTACGTGCTCAACCTCGAACGCAGCCGCAACGTCCTGATCAGCTCACTCAAGGGCGTGCCGATCGTGGTGCCGATCATCGCGGTGCTGCTGATCGTGTGGACCTTCGTGCTCCAACGCACCAGCTACGGTCGGCACATCTACGCCGTCGGCGGCAACCGGGAAGCGGCCCGCCGGGCCGGCATCGACGTCGACCGCATCCGGATCTCGGTCTTCATGATCTGCTCGTCCATGGCGGCCGTCGGCGGCATCGTGGCGGCCAGCCGGGCCAACTCGGTCGACCCGAACACGGGGGGCAGTAACGTACTGCTCTACGCGGTCGGCGCGGCGGTGATCGGCGGCACCAGCCTCTTCGGCGGCAAGGGCCGGGTCCTCGACGCGGTGCTCGGCGGCGCGGTCGTCGCGGTCATCGAAAACGGAATGGGCCTGATGGGGTACAGCGCGGGAGTCAAGTACGTGGTCACCGGCGTCGTCCTGCTGCTCGCCGCCAGCGTCGATGCGCTCTCCCGCCGCCGCGCGGCAGCCACCGGCACCCGCTGA
- a CDS encoding ATP-binding cassette domain-containing protein produces the protein MSATPLLELRGIDKSFGPVQVLRDVALTVHPGEVTALVGDNGAGKSTLVKCISGIHPTDAGEFLFNGEPVHIGSPRDAAALGIEVVYQDLALCDNLDIVQNMFLGREKRSGIVLDEPTMEQLAAETLAGLSIRTVTSLRQHVSSLSGGQRQTVAIAKAVLWNSKLVILDEPTAALGVAQTAQVLELVRRLADNGLAVVLISHNMNDVFAVSDRIAALYLGQMVAQVKTTDITHAQVVELITAGRSGGLGIAADPGSNGDGPQPADSISGGAR, from the coding sequence GTGTCCGCGACCCCCCTGCTGGAACTCCGCGGGATCGACAAGAGCTTCGGTCCCGTCCAGGTGCTCCGCGACGTCGCCCTGACCGTCCACCCGGGCGAAGTCACCGCACTGGTCGGCGACAACGGCGCCGGCAAGTCGACCCTGGTGAAGTGCATCAGTGGCATCCACCCCACCGATGCCGGTGAGTTCCTGTTCAACGGTGAGCCGGTGCACATCGGCAGCCCCCGCGACGCCGCCGCGCTCGGCATCGAGGTCGTCTACCAGGATCTCGCGCTCTGCGACAACCTGGACATCGTGCAGAACATGTTCCTCGGCCGGGAGAAGCGCAGCGGCATCGTCCTCGACGAGCCGACCATGGAACAGCTCGCCGCCGAGACGCTGGCCGGGCTCTCCATCCGCACCGTCACCTCGCTACGCCAGCACGTGTCCAGCCTCTCCGGTGGTCAGCGTCAGACAGTGGCCATCGCCAAGGCCGTGCTGTGGAACAGCAAGCTGGTCATCCTGGACGAGCCGACCGCGGCGCTCGGCGTGGCACAGACCGCCCAGGTGCTCGAACTGGTCCGCCGCCTCGCCGACAACGGCCTGGCCGTGGTGCTCATCTCGCACAACATGAACGACGTCTTCGCCGTCTCCGACCGGATCGCCGCGCTGTACCTCGGCCAGATGGTCGCCCAGGTGAAGACCACCGACATCACCCACGCGCAGGTGGTCGAGCTGATCACCGCCGGTCGCTCGGGCGGGCTCGGCATCGCCGCCGACCCGGGCAGCAACGGCGACGGCCCGCAGCCGGCCGACTCGATCTCAGGAGGCGCCCGATGA
- a CDS encoding sugar ABC transporter substrate-binding protein has protein sequence MRKGILTIAAVGLLATGGLTACGGDDAGSGSTDSKKTPKIGVILPDSKSSVRWETADRRFLEEAFKAAGVQFDIQNAQNDKTAFQTIADQMITSGVTVLMIVNLDSGTGKAVLDKAKSQGVATIDYDRLTLGGSAQYYVSFDNEVVGKLQGEGLSKCLTEKGAKNPVVSYLNGSPTDNNATLFKNGYDSVLKPKFDSKEYVKGPEDAVPAWDNAQAATIFEQQLTKANGKIDGVLAANDGLGNAAISILKKNKLNGKVPVTGQDASTEGLQNILAGDQCMTVYKAVREEAKAASDLAIALAKGERKDTGQTVKDPEGNRDVPSVLLTPKAIYKDNIKDVIADGYVTKEEVCTAAYAKACADAGIS, from the coding sequence ATGCGTAAGGGGATCCTCACCATCGCCGCCGTGGGCCTGCTCGCGACCGGTGGACTGACCGCCTGCGGCGGCGACGACGCCGGCTCTGGTTCGACCGACTCCAAGAAGACCCCCAAGATCGGCGTGATCCTCCCGGACAGCAAGTCGTCCGTCCGCTGGGAGACCGCGGACCGCCGCTTCCTGGAGGAGGCGTTCAAGGCCGCCGGTGTCCAGTTCGACATCCAGAACGCCCAGAACGACAAGACCGCCTTCCAGACCATCGCCGACCAGATGATCACCAGCGGCGTCACCGTCCTGATGATCGTCAACCTGGACTCGGGCACCGGCAAGGCCGTGCTCGACAAGGCCAAGTCGCAGGGCGTCGCCACCATCGACTACGACCGGCTCACCCTGGGCGGCTCCGCCCAGTACTACGTCAGCTTCGACAACGAGGTCGTCGGCAAGCTCCAGGGCGAGGGCCTGTCGAAGTGCCTGACCGAAAAGGGCGCCAAGAACCCCGTCGTGTCGTACCTGAACGGCTCCCCCACCGACAACAACGCCACCCTGTTCAAGAACGGGTACGACTCGGTGCTCAAGCCGAAGTTCGACTCGAAGGAATACGTCAAGGGCCCCGAGGACGCCGTGCCCGCCTGGGACAACGCGCAGGCCGCGACGATCTTCGAGCAGCAGCTCACCAAGGCCAACGGCAAGATCGACGGCGTGCTGGCCGCCAACGACGGCCTCGGCAACGCCGCCATCTCGATCCTCAAGAAGAACAAGCTCAACGGCAAGGTGCCGGTGACCGGTCAGGACGCCAGCACCGAGGGCCTGCAGAACATCCTCGCCGGTGACCAGTGCATGACCGTCTACAAGGCCGTCCGCGAAGAGGCGAAGGCCGCGTCCGACCTGGCCATCGCGCTCGCCAAGGGCGAGAGGAAGGACACCGGACAGACGGTCAAGGACCCCGAGGGCAACCGCGACGTCCCGTCGGTGCTGCTCACCCCCAAGGCCATCTACAAGGACAACATCAAGGACGTCATCGCCGACGGCTACGTGACCAAGGAAGAGGTCTGCACCGCGGCGTACGCCAAGGCCTGCGCCGACGCCGGCATCAGCTGA
- the ybaK gene encoding Cys-tRNA(Pro) deacylase, translating to MAGQGTPATALLVKRGIAHRTHPYRVSPDAPNYGALVAVALGVAPERVFKSLVTAVDGGLTVAVVPVTGELDLKALAAAVGGKRATLAERAVAERATGYVRGGISPLGQRRRLPTVLDDSALDLPTIYVSAGRRGLQLELAAADLVALTDARTAPLQTR from the coding sequence GTGGCGGGACAGGGCACTCCGGCAACGGCACTGTTGGTCAAGCGCGGGATCGCGCACCGCACCCATCCGTACCGGGTGTCGCCGGACGCCCCGAACTACGGGGCGTTGGTGGCGGTGGCGCTCGGCGTGGCACCGGAGCGCGTTTTCAAGTCGCTGGTGACCGCTGTCGACGGTGGGCTCACCGTCGCGGTCGTCCCGGTGACGGGCGAGTTGGACCTCAAGGCGCTCGCGGCGGCGGTCGGCGGCAAGCGGGCGACGCTCGCCGAGCGGGCGGTCGCCGAGCGGGCCACCGGCTACGTACGCGGGGGGATCAGCCCACTCGGGCAACGTCGGCGGCTGCCGACAGTGCTGGACGATTCCGCGCTGGATCTCCCGACGATCTACGTCTCGGCTGGTCGGCGTGGCCTGCAACTCGAACTGGCCGCGGCCGACCTGGTGGCGCTGACAGACGCCCGCACCGCGCCGTTGCAGACCCGCTGA